DNA sequence from the Carassius gibelio isolate Cgi1373 ecotype wild population from Czech Republic chromosome A14, carGib1.2-hapl.c, whole genome shotgun sequence genome:
GAATGAACACAACAAGCAGGCCAAGGATGAGAACGGATAAGGGCACCTCTGGAGGCATTTCGGGCATTCTGTCTGTAGGGGTTACGGAAGAAGAAGGGGTTGCCTCGGTGCTCGAACTCACAACAGTCGGGGCTTTAGTCACAGGAACCTCATCAGTCTCAGGGCAGATGGCATCATTTCGGAGAGAGCGCAAGAGCCGACCTGCATGCTTGGATGGTGAGTCACATGTGATCTCATTCACCACCACGCTGGTGCTGGACAGCTCCATCCAGTTCTTAAGCTCCACAATGTCGCAGGTGCAGTCCCACGGATTCTCCTGGAGGTCAATCTGAATGAAGGCAGAGAGCTGGTCCAGCACCCCACGCACTGGTAGATGGGAAAAATGATTATTTCTGAGATTAAGCCTTGTCAGCATAGTACCTCCAAACACATTGTCAGGAATGGATCTCAGCAGGTTATTATTAAGGAACAATAGCTGCAGATTCTGCAGCGAGTTGAAGGTGTGGGGTAGAATCTCTTTAATTATGTTATATTCCAGGTAGAGATATTGCAAGCTCTGCAGTCCAGCAAATAAAGACTGGGACAGGCTTTCAATGTAGTTGCCATTCAGATACAGCCTCCTTAAACTCGTGAGATTCTCAAAGGCTCCGTCCTGAATGATTGCTATTCTATTATTCCCTAAATGCAGGAGCTCAAGGGAGCTGTACTCTGTCAGATCTGTTCTGTATATGGCCTGCAAATAATTACCGGTTAAATGCAGTTTCTTTGGATAAGATGGTTTGGGTTGGAGTTCAGAGATGTTCTGAAGTTTCCTCTCCTGACAATTGATGTTTAATCCACTGTCAGGATTTTGCGACGTGCACACGCAAATGCTCGGGCAAGTCATTGGAACTGGTGAGCGTGTCTGGTACACCATGATAGGCCCGAATACATGTTTATCTCTACTGGATGTGACACGAGGAGTGGGGCGGTATCTCATTTTGGGGGGACGGGAGGCCTTGGGGGCTCTTGTCGGGGTGACTCGAGGGCGCAGGGTTGGAGACGGAGCCTGATACTGTGAGTCAGATGGTGGTTGCATTGCACGATGACTCGCATCACCAGGATTGCGCCTGGGGCAAAGGTCTTGCTTGATCAGCTGCGTGACGTCTTTACCATGCAGTCTGAATGGCGTCTCACAAACAATGTCCCCCACGAAGACTGAAATTGTATCCAGCCAAGCTTTCAGGGGTATCAGATCACAAGTGCAGTTCCATGGGTTCTCCTCCAGCTGAATCTCCATTATTCCACCTATATGCTCTAGGACACCAGCAAATGGCAGCATCTTTAGTCGGTTTCCCCTTAAATCCAAATGTGTCAACATGACAAAACGGAATATGTTGTTAGGTAGAGAGAGCAAAAGGTTGTCGTTGAGTATCAGGACTTTGAGTTTATTTAGTTTGTTGAAAGCCCCAGCATCTATGGCACTAATGTAATTATAATCAGCTTGGAAATACTCCAAACTCTCCAAACCAGAAAACGTGTCCTCTCGTATGATCTCCAAGTTATTATTATTGAGATGAAGGCGTTTTAAGTTTTTTAACCCATTGAATGCCCCCGTTTTGATCTCTTGCAAGCCATTATTACCCAAATGAAGAGATGTTACATTACCATAATTGAGGAATTCGTTCGGGCTTATCTTGGTGAGAAAGTTTCCATTCAGAAACAGTTGGCTGATTTTGTTTTGTGGAGCCTGGAAATGACTGACCGTAGTAAAACCCTTGTTTTCACAATTGATATTCAGTGCATTCTCCTTTTCCTCGCAGGAGCACCGGTTCTTGCAAATGTCTTTGGAAGTTTTGCGGCTGTCTGTCTTTGAAGGGAAACTGGTGACTGTTAAAACGCTCAGCAAGAGAATGTTGTTCAGCATTTTTACAGCAATAATGCCGAATGCCCGAAAATGAATGTGCAAATCTCAAAACAGGCATGCACAGCCCCAAATAAGATTTCATGAGGCGCACAGAAGCGCACAGCTCTCCATTGACCCTCTTTAAATCCCAAAACGCAGAATAGAGAAGTCATCCATCACCAAGCGCACTGT
Encoded proteins:
- the LOC128026839 gene encoding SLIT and NTRK-like protein 2, whose translation is MLNNILLLSVLTVTSFPSKTDSRKTSKDICKNRCSCEEKENALNINCENKGFTTVSHFQAPQNKISQLFLNGNFLTKISPNEFLNYGNVTSLHLGNNGLQEIKTGAFNGLKNLKRLHLNNNNLEIIREDTFSGLESLEYFQADYNYISAIDAGAFNKLNKLKVLILNDNLLLSLPNNIFRFVMLTHLDLRGNRLKMLPFAGVLEHIGGIMEIQLEENPWNCTCDLIPLKAWLDTISVFVGDIVCETPFRLHGKDVTQLIKQDLCPRRNPGDASHRAMQPPSDSQYQAPSPTLRPRVTPTRAPKASRPPKMRYRPTPRVTSSRDKHVFGPIMVYQTRSPVPMTCPSICVCTSQNPDSGLNINCQERKLQNISELQPKPSYPKKLHLTGNYLQAIYRTDLTEYSSLELLHLGNNRIAIIQDGAFENLTSLRRLYLNGNYIESLSQSLFAGLQSLQYLYLEYNIIKEILPHTFNSLQNLQLLFLNNNLLRSIPDNVFGGTMLTRLNLRNNHFSHLPVRGVLDQLSAFIQIDLQENPWDCTCDIVELKNWMELSSTSVVVNEITCDSPSKHAGRLLRSLRNDAICPETDEVPVTKAPTVVSSSTEATPSSSVTPTDRMPEMPPEVPLSVLILGLLVVFILSVCFGAGLFVFVLKRRKGVENDPSGTNNHLDLNSFQVQYGLYNTDANANKSDNHVYNYIPPPVGQMCQNPIYMQKENEQVAYYRNLKELSFSTLDPKKEELDRSPAFTISTVEYIDKQPCAKSRQPELLYQNIVERAKDLPQSGPISYNFCTLPKKSFIPHYEATRRHNQDQLNKTVLYGTPRKYAAQSKNEHTLLSNKLKTEPDYLEVLEKQTAMSQL